One Oryza brachyantha chromosome 3, ObraRS2, whole genome shotgun sequence DNA segment encodes these proteins:
- the LOC102708138 gene encoding tryptamine benzoyltransferase 1-like, producing MEITSTAMLRPVYGKPHPLAGAAVQLTVFDRAAFDLYVPSVLAYPAPAPSNEAVKEGLLTAVAAYPHLAGRLAVDRHGRRFLHVSNEGVLVVEATVDGADLADVLASGGRAMATDADLYPALPEDNVGAALLQIKLIRYRCGGLVVGSICHHHTADGHSMSAFFTAWASAVREGEGFTVPTPFLDRAATAVPRSPPAPAFDHRSIEFFEGGEAAAAGGGRSHAVVPMDKIRDLNVHFTAEFVAELKARAGGRCSTFQCLLAHVWKKVTAARDLSPEEFTQVRVAVNCRGRANPPVPMDFFGNMVLWAFPRLQVRELLHASYAAVVGAIRDAVARIDDEYIQSFVDFGDRAAAAGEGEKEEELVATAAAAGTMLCPDLEVDSWLGFRFHQMDLGTGPPAAFLPPDLPVEGLMVFVPSRAAKGGVDVFMAVAEHHVQAFEQICYSLEEGHGRHVGPCHL from the exons ATGGAGATCACGAGCACGGCGATGCTGAGGCCGGTGTACGGCAAGCCGCaccccctcgccggcgcggcggtgcaGCTCACCGTGTTCGACCGGGCGGCGTTCGACCTGTACGTGCCCAGCGTGCTGGCGtacccggcgccggcgccgtccaaCGAGGCGGTCAAGGAGGGCCTCCTCACGGCCGTCGCGGCGTACCCTCACCTggccggccgcctcgccgtcgaccgccacggccgccgcttcctccACGTCAGCAACGAGGGCGTGCTCGTCGTCGAGGCCACCGTCGACGGGGCCGACCTGGCCGACGTGCTCGccagcggcggccgcgccatGGCCACCGACGCCGACCTCTACCCTGCATTGCCCGAG GACAACGTCGGCGCGGCTCTGCTGCAGATAAAGCTCATCCGCTACAGGTGCGGCGGCCTCGTCGTCGGTAGcatctgccaccaccacaccGCCGACGGCCACTCCATGAGCGCCTTCTTCACCGCGTGGGCGAGCGCGGTGCGCGAGGGGGAGGGCTTCACCGTGCCGACGCCTTTCCTCGACCGCGCAGCCACGGCCGTGCCCCGCAGCCCGCCTGCGCCGGCGTTCGACCACCGGTCTATCGAGTTCTTCGAGGGAggagaagccgccgccgccggcggcggcaggtcgCACGCCGTCGTGCCCATGGACAAGATCAGGGACCTGAACGTGCACTTCACGGCCGAGTTCGTCGCCGAGCTCAAggcccgcgccggcggccggtgcAGCACGTTCCAGTGCCTGCTCGCGCACGTGTGGAAGAAGgtcacggcggcgagggaccTGAGCCCGGAGGAGTTCACGCAGGTGAGGGTGGCCGTGAACTGCCGGGGGAGAGCGAACCCGCCGGTGCCCATGGACTTCTTCGGCAACATGGTGCTGTGGGCGTTCCCGAGGCTCCAGGTGCGCGAGCTCCTCCACGCCAGctacgccgccgtcgtcggcgccatCCGCGACGCCGTGGCGCGCATCGACGACGAGTACATCCAGTCGTTCGTCGACttcggcgaccgggcggcggcggcgggggagggggagaaggaggaggagctcgtggcgacggcggcggcggcgggcacgaTGCTGTGCCCGGACCTGGAGGTGGACAGCTGGCTGGGGTTCAGGTTCCACCAGATGGACCTCGGCACgggcccgccggcggcgttcCTGCCGCCGGACCTGCCCGTGGAGGGGCTGATGGTGTTCGTGCCGTCGCGcgcggcgaagggcggcgtCGACGTGTTCATGGCCGTGGCGGAGCATCACGTCCAGGCGTTCGAGCAGATATGCTACTCGTTGGAGGAGGGACATGGACGTCACGTCGGGCCGTGTCACCTTTAG
- the LOC102714899 gene encoding uncharacterized protein At5g64816 has protein sequence MVDAWWPLLAAAIPAVVAGQAFRVKRRRDEEQRLKAARGREKSSDEVFVCERVCTSKRMLKKVGAFSKDPIPETCVTVCGVSELDACADACARTVCVNQHQVPNWNDVCLKRCQSECLKLSSTLM, from the coding sequence ATGGTGGACGCGTGGTggccgctgctcgccgcggCGATCCCGGCTGTGGTGGCCGGGCAGGCCTTCCGCGtgaagcggcggcgcgacgaggaGCAGCGGCTCaaggcggcgcgcgggcgcgagAAGAGCTCCGACGAGGTCTTCGTCTGCGAGCGCGTGTGCACCTCCAAGCGGATGCTCAAGAAGGTGGGCGCCTTCTCCAAGGACCCCATCCCGGAGACCTGCGTCACCGTGTGCGGCGTCTCCGAGCTCGACGCCTGCGCCGACGCCTGCGCCCGCACCGTCTGCGTCAACCAGCACCAGGTCCCCAACTGGAACGACGTCTGCCTCAAGAGGTGCCAGAGCGAGTGCCTCAAGCTCTCCTCCACCCTCATGTAG